One Engystomops pustulosus chromosome 11, aEngPut4.maternal, whole genome shotgun sequence DNA window includes the following coding sequences:
- the LOC140105410 gene encoding interferon-induced protein with tetratricopeptide repeats 5-like translates to MSGSFKASLKLRLLQLKCHFTWKLLLKDTDPDELEDRFYKQLTFLVTKNKYMVYNLLAYVMHLRGDHTKAIDHLKKAEEMIEENNLDGTDQKYLVTYGNYAWVFYYLNQYEDSQKYIEKVEQIYKDLNVTPEIAEIYGEKGWSLLQFSGQYYEDAKECFEKALELEPEDPEWITGYATVVYRLEGFNGRHCSAPECKSLDLLKRAVEMNPTDAVVKALLALKLQDLKRTDEGIKYIEEAMEQAPNLPYLLRYVAKFYRRAGMLDDALSVLKTAVDVNPNSGFQHHQIGLCYRQKYFIHKKKLENGKMDCAEWALEEMNDLIQNTIFHFEKTLEFKKTFVYAHVDLANMYSEAKEYQKAEDTFKTVLAFPNLVDEEKQQVFHNYGCFMDYHRRSEPEAIRYYKQCMQIAENTRERAFSEKSLKRISAKKIRNNIHDAEGYALLGFVYKNNEERNEAIDCYEKALKYDPYNEEYVRELCELKLMI, encoded by the exons ATGAG TGGGTCATTTAAGGCATCCCTGAAGCTGCGTTTACTACAACTTAAATGTCACTTCACTTGGAAGCTGCTCTTAAAGGACACAGATCCTGATGAATTAGAAGAcagattttataaacagttgaCATTTCTTGTCACCAAGAACAAATACATGGTGTACAATCTGCTGGCCTATGTGATGCATCTGAGAGGAGACCACACAAAAGCAATAGATCATTTAAAGAAAGCAGAAGAGATGATTGAAGAGAACAATCTAGATGGGACCGACCAAAAATATTTGGTGACCTATGGAAATTACGCATGGGTCTTCTACTACTTAAACCAGTATGAAGATTCACAGAAATATATAGAAAAAGTGGAACAGATTTACAAAGATTTGAATGTTACACCTGAAATAGCAGAAATCTATGGTGAAAAGGGCTggtcattgctacaattttcagGGCAATATTATGAAGATGCAAAAGAATGTTTCGAGAAGGCTTTAGAACTAGAGCCAGAGGATCCTGAGTGGATCACTGGATATGCAACAGTGGTCTATAGACTGGAAGGCTTCAATGGCAGACATTGTTCTGCTCCAGAATGCAAATCACTAGATCTACTGAAACGTGCAGTAGAGATGAATCCAACTGATGCCGTAGTGAAGGCTCTTCTAGCATTAAAGCTGCAAGACCTAAAGAGAACGGATGAaggaataaaatatatagaaGAAGCCATGGAACAAGCCCCAAACCTTCCATATTTGCTCCGTTATGTTGCAAAGTTTTACAGAAGAGCCGGTATGCTAGACGACGCCTTGAGTGTCCTCAAAACTGCTGTAGATGTGAATCCAAATTCGGGATTCCAACATCATCAAATTGGACTATGTTACAggcaaaaatattttattcacaAAAAGAAGCTTGAAAATGGTAAAATGGATTGCGCAGAATGGGCCTTGGAAGAAATGAATGACCTCATCCAAAACACCATCTTTCATTTTGAGAAGACCCTGGAGTTCAAGAAGACATTTGTGTACGCTCATGTAGACTTAGCCAATATGTACAGTGAGGCAAAGGAATATCAGAAAGCGGAGGACACATTTAAAACCGTTTTGGCATTTCCCAATCTTGTAGATGAAGAGAAGCAGCAGGTTTTTCACAATTATGGATGTTTTATGGATTACCACAGGAGGTCTGAACCTGAAGCCATCCGGTACTATAAACAGTGTATGCAGATTGCTGAAAACACTAGAGAGCGAGCATTTAGTGAAAAGTCTCTGAAAAGAATTTCTGCAAAGAAGATCCGAAACAACATTCATGATGCTGAGGGTTATGCTTTACTTGGCTTTGTCTATAAAAATAATGAGGAAAGGAATGAGGCAATTGATTGCTATGAAAAAGCCTTGAAATATGACCCTTACAATGAGGAATATGTGAGGGAGCTCTGTGAGCTGAAGCTGATGATATAA
- the LOC140105926 gene encoding cholesterol 25-hydroxylase-like protein, which yields MNCTVQVALPNFSTYREMTDSGSILLQPIWDFVRSKEHVISSPFYPAIFSFTVYMFFCLPYLALDVLCHKIPALKKYQVQPKSRPTLAMVLHCLAHTIYSHLVYIFPLTVAYVYWRPVDMPFAAPKLHRFILDIIACLLLFDFQYFAWHLLHHRVPWLYKTFHKMHHKYTATFVLATQYSSAWEMLSLGFFANVSPILLNFHPMTEMAVFVIHIYLSVEDHCGYDMPWATHKLIPFGLCGGPGHHDLHHEKFVSNYAPYFTHWDKLFNTLAQKKAKKP from the coding sequence ATGAACTGCACTGTGCAAGTAGCACTACCAAACTTCTCCACCTACAGGGAGATGACAGATTCCGGCTCCATCTTACTACAGCCAATATGGGACTTTGTCAGATCCAAGGAGCATGTGATTAGTTCACCTTTCTATCCGGCTATCTTCTCCTTCACAGTCTACATGTTCTTCTGTCTCCCTTACCTGGCACTAGATGTCCTCTGCCATAAGATACCTGCTTTGAAGAAATACCAGGTCCAGCCAAAGTCCAGACCTACCTTGGCAATGGTGCTACACTGCCTGGCGCACACTATTTACAGCCATCTGGTATATATCTTCCCACTGACAGTTGCGTATGTATACTGGAGACCAGTAGATATGCCATTtgcagctccaaagctgcatcgATTCATCCTGGACATCATTGCGTGCCTACTTCTATTTGACTTCCAGTATTTTGCATGGCACCTGCTCCATCATCGTGTTCCCTGGTTATACAAGACATTCCACAAGATGCATCACAAGTACACCGCCACCTTTGTGTTGGCTACACAGTATTCCAGCGCGTGGGAGATGCTGTCCCTTGGATTCTTTGCCAATGTCAGCCCCATCTTGCTGAATTTTCATCCAATGACTGAAATGGCCGTCTTCGTCATCCACATCTACTTGTCCGTGGAAGATCACTGTGGTTATGACATGCCATGGGCTACACACAAGTTGATACCATTCGGTTTATGTGGCGGACCAGGTCATCATGATCTCCATCATGAGAAGTTTGTGTCTAATTACGCTCCTTACTTCACTCATTGGGACAAGTTGTTCAATACCTTAGCACAGAAGAAGGCAAAGAAACCTTAA